The proteins below are encoded in one region of Dioscorea cayenensis subsp. rotundata cultivar TDr96_F1 chromosome 18, TDr96_F1_v2_PseudoChromosome.rev07_lg8_w22 25.fasta, whole genome shotgun sequence:
- the LOC120281673 gene encoding uncharacterized protein LOC120281673 isoform X2 produces the protein MRPPEDRTLREEEQKVSVSRDKRIEQGPDAESPQAPSIARAPGNPENPPLISESKKRALDALERRFAAASKSAENAAAKRYKPSASKDKSKVEDCSVASPQQPCDSSLKPRAQSGISEPHPAYSEISQILHDNLKTNASKESNRGEDVNRVIRDILLSGDKGYQYAKGSRNVKFDSWILLDNFVSKNAASANSRTKALKNLSNRSKKHMSMREHRQCGSFNLPKEFHNFDQFKPMHEIWKEYILELLKEIGGKKLAQNLLIADLHGAILSVVECKTAVFKGVNGIMIRETAQTFGIITTENRFLVVPKKGSVFILQAGPWKITLYGDKLSLRCGGA, from the exons ATGCGGCCACCGGAGGATCGAACTCTCAGGGAAGAGGAGCAGAAGGTCAGCGTGTCACGGGACAAGCGCATCGAACAAGGTCCTGATGCGGAGTCGCCGCAGGCTCCGAGCATCGCTAGGGCACCCGGAAATCCTGAGAACCCTCCCCTTATCTCTGAATCAAAGAAGCGGGCTCTTGATGCACTGGAGCGAAGATTCGCGGCCGCCTCCAAGTCTGCGGAAAATGCCGCAGCCAAGAGGTACAAGCCTTCGGCCTCGAAAGATAAAAGCAAAGTAGAAGATTGCTCTGTTGCTTCTCCTCAACAGCCCTGCGACTCCTCCTTGAAGCCTAGAGCTCAATCAGGGATTTCTG AACCTCACCCAGCCTACTCCGAGATCAGTCAAATTTTGCATGATAATCTCAAGACCAATGCTTCCAAG GAATCGAATAGAGGGGAGGATGTGAACCGAGTGATTCGGGATATCCTTTTGAGTGGTGACAAGGGGTATCAGTACGCTAAGGGATCCAGGAATGTTAAGTTTGACAGTTGGATTCTTCTTGATAATTTTGTGTCAAAGAATGCTGCTTCAGCCAATTCACGCACTAAAGCCTTGAAAAACCTTTCAAATAGATCCAAGAAGCATATGTCAATGCGAGAGCATCGGCAGTGTGGATCATTTAATTTGcctaaagagtttcacaa CTTTGATCAGTTCAAGCCCATGCATGAGATATGGAAAGAATACATTCTTgagcttttgaaagaaattgG GGGCAAAAAATTAGCTCAAAACCTTCTTATAGCAGATCTTCATGGCGCTATTCTTTCAG TTGTAGAATGCAAAACAGCCGTCTTTAAAGGTGTAAACGGAATCATGATTCGAGAAACTGCACAGACTTTTGGAATAATCACAACAGAAAATAGGTTTCTAG TTGTGCCTAAAAAAGGCTCGGTCTTTATACTCCAAGCCGGTCCTTGGAAGATTACATTGTACGGAGACAAGCTTTCTTTGCGTTGTGGTGGCGCATAA
- the LOC120281673 gene encoding uncharacterized protein LOC120281673 isoform X1, giving the protein MRPPEDRTLREEEQKVSVSRDKRIEQGPDAESPQAPSIARAPGNPENPPLISESKKRALDALERRFAAASKSAENAAAKRYKPSASKDKSKVEDCSVASPQQPCDSSLKPRAQSGISDVEPHPAYSEISQILHDNLKTNASKESNRGEDVNRVIRDILLSGDKGYQYAKGSRNVKFDSWILLDNFVSKNAASANSRTKALKNLSNRSKKHMSMREHRQCGSFNLPKEFHNFDQFKPMHEIWKEYILELLKEIGGKKLAQNLLIADLHGAILSVVECKTAVFKGVNGIMIRETAQTFGIITTENRFLVVPKKGSVFILQAGPWKITLYGDKLSLRCGGA; this is encoded by the exons ATGCGGCCACCGGAGGATCGAACTCTCAGGGAAGAGGAGCAGAAGGTCAGCGTGTCACGGGACAAGCGCATCGAACAAGGTCCTGATGCGGAGTCGCCGCAGGCTCCGAGCATCGCTAGGGCACCCGGAAATCCTGAGAACCCTCCCCTTATCTCTGAATCAAAGAAGCGGGCTCTTGATGCACTGGAGCGAAGATTCGCGGCCGCCTCCAAGTCTGCGGAAAATGCCGCAGCCAAGAGGTACAAGCCTTCGGCCTCGAAAGATAAAAGCAAAGTAGAAGATTGCTCTGTTGCTTCTCCTCAACAGCCCTGCGACTCCTCCTTGAAGCCTAGAGCTCAATCAGGGATTTCTG ATGTAGAACCTCACCCAGCCTACTCCGAGATCAGTCAAATTTTGCATGATAATCTCAAGACCAATGCTTCCAAG GAATCGAATAGAGGGGAGGATGTGAACCGAGTGATTCGGGATATCCTTTTGAGTGGTGACAAGGGGTATCAGTACGCTAAGGGATCCAGGAATGTTAAGTTTGACAGTTGGATTCTTCTTGATAATTTTGTGTCAAAGAATGCTGCTTCAGCCAATTCACGCACTAAAGCCTTGAAAAACCTTTCAAATAGATCCAAGAAGCATATGTCAATGCGAGAGCATCGGCAGTGTGGATCATTTAATTTGcctaaagagtttcacaa CTTTGATCAGTTCAAGCCCATGCATGAGATATGGAAAGAATACATTCTTgagcttttgaaagaaattgG GGGCAAAAAATTAGCTCAAAACCTTCTTATAGCAGATCTTCATGGCGCTATTCTTTCAG TTGTAGAATGCAAAACAGCCGTCTTTAAAGGTGTAAACGGAATCATGATTCGAGAAACTGCACAGACTTTTGGAATAATCACAACAGAAAATAGGTTTCTAG TTGTGCCTAAAAAAGGCTCGGTCTTTATACTCCAAGCCGGTCCTTGGAAGATTACATTGTACGGAGACAAGCTTTCTTTGCGTTGTGGTGGCGCATAA
- the LOC120282628 gene encoding protein TIC 56, chloroplastic isoform X2, which translates to MASMNLGWFGDNWFSKPPKPVPAVPSFAFIGSRNLSSKNTTQNPNPNPSISSSSSSSPPTPEEPKGPLTEMLEQLWWECEHRPDYRHTPEVERIITEDPFIVKKENPTQEEIEENKQWWDGFNSSPVVQFLRRAEKIADIMNEMELKENEHPYRWEDRKLWKKLPHVPGLDGRPMPRKAIKTKKESDDKFWDWARQFFFGLWGFRQRSYPPGRPIDVAQAIGYKRLEKRYYDFIMRSGGWYYKDRLGRTRGPLELITLKTAWAGGIIDTHTFIWGEDMDEWAPIGMVYGLEKAIATWEVRLGAAATAFLHKLQKGIPPWKPLKGFEWKTYKQLQDEAIESKKRDMAVLAANGGIWPGVRTPSHALFLWASGSELTSILEADFMPNKYISKELRYRLAKIIPNLRPWEVLSIEQAMDLITCEGEWFREPLGSFTTGPPYIQRWNKDVKRMFRIFSNLSYRVYNKLERTIPGFDVVMQKVKADTDTRDARRKERRAAQKRAEKEAAIYGRRMSSDNPK; encoded by the exons ATGGCGTCCATGAATCTTGGCTGGTTCGGCGATAACTGGTTCTCCAAACCACCGAAACCCGTCCCCGCCGTGCCGTCCTTCGCTTTCATCGGTAGCCGTAATTTATCCTCCAAAAACaccacccaaaaccctaatcccaaccCCTCGAtctcctcctcatcctcttcCTCACCTCCGACACCGGAGGAGCCTAAGGGCCCTCTCACTGAGATGCTGGAGCAGTTATGGTGGGAGTGCGAGCACCGCCCTGACTACCGGCACACGCCTGAGGTGGAACGCATCATCACCGAGGACCCGTTCATAGTTAAGAAGGAAAACCCTACCCAGGAGGAGATCGAGGAGAACAAACAGTGGTGGGATGGCTTCAATAGCAGCCCTGTTGTTCAATTCCTCCGCCGCGCTGAGAAGATTGCTGACATAATGAATGAGATGGAGCTCAAGGAGAACGAGCACCCGTACCGGTGGGAGGATAGGAAGTTGTGGAAGAAGCTGCCGCATGTCCCGGGGCTCGATGGCCGGCCAATGCCGAGGAAGGCAATCAAGACCAAGAAGGAATCCGACGACAAGTTTTGGGATTGGGCAAGGCAGTTCTTTTTTGGGTTATGGGGATTCCGGCAGCGGTCTTACCCTCCCGGCCGCCCCATTGACGTTGCGCAGGCCATTGGGTATAAAAGGCTGGAGAAGCGATATTACGACT TTATAATGAGAAGTGGTGGCTGGTACTACAAAGATCGCCTAGGACGTACAAGAGGACCATTGGAGCTTATCACTCTTAAGACTGCCTGGGCTGGCGGGATAATTGATACACACACTTTCATTTGGGGTGAAGACATGGATGAATGGGCACCCATTGGAATGGTTTACGGCTTAGAAAAAGCAATTGCTACCTGGGAAG TCAGACTAGGTGCTGCTGCAACAGCTTTCCTTCATAAGCTACAGAAGGGCATACCACCTTGGAAACCTCTTAAGGGCTTTGAGTGGAAAACATATAAACAGTTGCAGGATGAAGCCATCGAAAGCAAGAAGCGAGACATGGCTGTTCTTGCAGCAAATGGTGGAATTTGGCCTGGTGTAAGGACTCCCAGCCATGCATTATTTCTTTGGGCCAGTGGATCTGAACTGACCTCAATTTTGGAAGCTGACTTTATGCCAAACAAATACATCTCCAAAGAGCTAAG GTACCGCCTTGCAAAAATCATCCCAAACTTAAGGCCCTGGGAGGTTCTTAGCATAGAACAAGCCATGGATCTAATAACATGTGAAGGCGAGTGGTTCCGCGAGCCTCTTGGTTCCTTCACAACAGGCCCTCCGTACATCCAACGTTGGAACAAGGATGTTAAG AGAATGTTCAGAATTTTCTCCAACCTGAGCTACAGAGTATACAACAAATTGGAGCGAACAATTCCTGGTTTTGATGTAGTGATGCAGAAAGTGAAGGCTGATACAGATACAAGGGATGCAAGGCGGAAGGAGAGAAGAGCTGCACAAAAACGGGCTGAGAAAGAGGCTGCCATCTATGGTCGTCGGATGTCATCTGACAATCCCAAGTAA
- the LOC120282628 gene encoding protein TIC 56, chloroplastic isoform X1, with product MASMNLGWFGDNWFSKPPKPVPAVPSFAFIGSRNLSSKNTTQNPNPNPSISSSSSSSPPTPEEPKGPLTEMLEQLWWECEHRPDYRHTPEVERIITEDPFIVKKENPTQEEIEENKQWWDGFNSSPVVQFLRRAEKIADIMNEMELKENEHPYRWEDRKLWKKLPHVPGLDGRPMPRKAIKTKKESDDKFWDWARQFFFGLWGFRQRSYPPGRPIDVAQAIGYKRLEKRYYDFIMRSGGWYYKDRLGRTRGPLELITLKTAWAGGIIDTHTFIWGEDMDEWAPIGMVYGLEKAIATWEVRLGAAATAFLHKLQKGIPPWKPLKGFEWKTYKQLQDEAIESKKRDMAVLAANGGIWPGVRTPSHALFLWASGSELTSILEADFMPNKYISKELRYRLAKIIPNLRPWEVLSIEQAMDLITCEGEWFREPLGSFTTGPPYIQRWNKDVKRMFRIFSNLSYRVYNKLERTIPGFDVVMQKVKADTDTRDARRKERRAAQKRAEKEAAIYGRRMSSDNPNDGS from the exons ATGGCGTCCATGAATCTTGGCTGGTTCGGCGATAACTGGTTCTCCAAACCACCGAAACCCGTCCCCGCCGTGCCGTCCTTCGCTTTCATCGGTAGCCGTAATTTATCCTCCAAAAACaccacccaaaaccctaatcccaaccCCTCGAtctcctcctcatcctcttcCTCACCTCCGACACCGGAGGAGCCTAAGGGCCCTCTCACTGAGATGCTGGAGCAGTTATGGTGGGAGTGCGAGCACCGCCCTGACTACCGGCACACGCCTGAGGTGGAACGCATCATCACCGAGGACCCGTTCATAGTTAAGAAGGAAAACCCTACCCAGGAGGAGATCGAGGAGAACAAACAGTGGTGGGATGGCTTCAATAGCAGCCCTGTTGTTCAATTCCTCCGCCGCGCTGAGAAGATTGCTGACATAATGAATGAGATGGAGCTCAAGGAGAACGAGCACCCGTACCGGTGGGAGGATAGGAAGTTGTGGAAGAAGCTGCCGCATGTCCCGGGGCTCGATGGCCGGCCAATGCCGAGGAAGGCAATCAAGACCAAGAAGGAATCCGACGACAAGTTTTGGGATTGGGCAAGGCAGTTCTTTTTTGGGTTATGGGGATTCCGGCAGCGGTCTTACCCTCCCGGCCGCCCCATTGACGTTGCGCAGGCCATTGGGTATAAAAGGCTGGAGAAGCGATATTACGACT TTATAATGAGAAGTGGTGGCTGGTACTACAAAGATCGCCTAGGACGTACAAGAGGACCATTGGAGCTTATCACTCTTAAGACTGCCTGGGCTGGCGGGATAATTGATACACACACTTTCATTTGGGGTGAAGACATGGATGAATGGGCACCCATTGGAATGGTTTACGGCTTAGAAAAAGCAATTGCTACCTGGGAAG TCAGACTAGGTGCTGCTGCAACAGCTTTCCTTCATAAGCTACAGAAGGGCATACCACCTTGGAAACCTCTTAAGGGCTTTGAGTGGAAAACATATAAACAGTTGCAGGATGAAGCCATCGAAAGCAAGAAGCGAGACATGGCTGTTCTTGCAGCAAATGGTGGAATTTGGCCTGGTGTAAGGACTCCCAGCCATGCATTATTTCTTTGGGCCAGTGGATCTGAACTGACCTCAATTTTGGAAGCTGACTTTATGCCAAACAAATACATCTCCAAAGAGCTAAG GTACCGCCTTGCAAAAATCATCCCAAACTTAAGGCCCTGGGAGGTTCTTAGCATAGAACAAGCCATGGATCTAATAACATGTGAAGGCGAGTGGTTCCGCGAGCCTCTTGGTTCCTTCACAACAGGCCCTCCGTACATCCAACGTTGGAACAAGGATGTTAAG AGAATGTTCAGAATTTTCTCCAACCTGAGCTACAGAGTATACAACAAATTGGAGCGAACAATTCCTGGTTTTGATGTAGTGATGCAGAAAGTGAAGGCTGATACAGATACAAGGGATGCAAGGCGGAAGGAGAGAAGAGCTGCACAAAAACGGGCTGAGAAAGAGGCTGCCATCTATGGTCGTCGGATGTCATCTGACAATCCCAA TGATGGAAGTTGA
- the LOC120282658 gene encoding ferritin-3, chloroplastic-like: MLLRASPSLSLPPHASDGAAASPASLSAFVRISKGVSKRKNASFVPMVVSGDNSRPMAGVIFEPFEELNQDSSFLVPSMPDQSLARQKFTNNSEAAINDQINVEYNVSYVYHAMYAYFDRDDVALKGLAKFFKESSVEEREHAEKLMEYQNKRGGRVKLQSIMMPPSEFDDSEKGDALNAMELALSLEKLTNEKLLNLHNVATHNNDVQLSDFVESEFLGEQVEAIKKISEYVAQLRRVGKGHGVWQFDQMLLHEGAAA, encoded by the exons ATGCTTCTCAGGGCTTCTCCTTCTCTCTCCCTCCCACCCCACGCCTCCGATGGCGCTGCGGCCTCCCCGGCCTCTCTCAGCGCTTTTGTGAGGATTTCCAAAGGTGTTTCTAAGAGGAAAAATGCTTCCTTTGTTCCTATGGTTGTTTCCGGTGATAATAGCCGGCCTATGGCCGGTGTTATCTTTGAGCCCTTTGAGGAGCTCAATCAGGATAGCTCCTTCCTTGTTCCTTCCATGCCTGACCAGTCCCTTGCCAGGCAGAAGTTCACAAATAACTCTGAGGCAGCAATCAACGACCAGATCAA TGTTGAGTACAATGTTTCATATGTCTATCATGCAATGTATGCATACTTTGACCGTGATGATGTAGCCTTAAAGGGCCTTGCTAA GTTCTTTAAGGAATCCAGTGTTGAGGAAAGGGAACATGCTGAGAAGTTGATGGAATACCAG AATAAACGTGGAGGTAGAGTCAAGCTCCAATCTATAATGATGCCTCCCTCCGAATTTGATGACTCTGAGAAAGGAGATGCATTGAATG CAATGGAGCTGGCTTTGTCTCTTGAGAAGTTGACAAACGAGAAACTTCTTAATTTACATAAT GTAGCAACCCATAACAATGATGTTCAGCTGTCAGACTTTGTTGAGAGTGAGTTCCTAGGAGAGCAA GTGGAAGCTATAAAGAAGATTTCTGAATATGTTGCACAATTGAGAAGGGTGGGCAAAGGACATG GTGTATGGCAGTTTGATCAGATGCTTCTTCATGAAGGGGCTGCTGCTTGA
- the LOC120281673 gene encoding uncharacterized protein LOC120281673 isoform X3, translating to MRPPEDRTLREEEQKVSVSRDKRIEQGPDAESPQAPSIARAPGNPENPPLISESKKRALDALERRFAAASKSAENAAAKRYKPSASKDKSKVEDCSVASPQQPCDSSLKPRAQSGISDVEPHPAYSEISQILHDNLKTNASKESNRGEDVNRVIRDILLSGDKGYQYAKGSRNVKFDSWILLDNFVSKNAASANSRTKALKNLSNRSKKHMSMREHRQCGSFNLPKEFHNFDQFKPMHEIWKEYILELLKEIGGKKLAQNLLIADLHGAILSECKTAVFKGVNGIMIRETAQTFGIITTENRFLVVPKKGSVFILQAGPWKITLYGDKLSLRCGGA from the exons ATGCGGCCACCGGAGGATCGAACTCTCAGGGAAGAGGAGCAGAAGGTCAGCGTGTCACGGGACAAGCGCATCGAACAAGGTCCTGATGCGGAGTCGCCGCAGGCTCCGAGCATCGCTAGGGCACCCGGAAATCCTGAGAACCCTCCCCTTATCTCTGAATCAAAGAAGCGGGCTCTTGATGCACTGGAGCGAAGATTCGCGGCCGCCTCCAAGTCTGCGGAAAATGCCGCAGCCAAGAGGTACAAGCCTTCGGCCTCGAAAGATAAAAGCAAAGTAGAAGATTGCTCTGTTGCTTCTCCTCAACAGCCCTGCGACTCCTCCTTGAAGCCTAGAGCTCAATCAGGGATTTCTG ATGTAGAACCTCACCCAGCCTACTCCGAGATCAGTCAAATTTTGCATGATAATCTCAAGACCAATGCTTCCAAG GAATCGAATAGAGGGGAGGATGTGAACCGAGTGATTCGGGATATCCTTTTGAGTGGTGACAAGGGGTATCAGTACGCTAAGGGATCCAGGAATGTTAAGTTTGACAGTTGGATTCTTCTTGATAATTTTGTGTCAAAGAATGCTGCTTCAGCCAATTCACGCACTAAAGCCTTGAAAAACCTTTCAAATAGATCCAAGAAGCATATGTCAATGCGAGAGCATCGGCAGTGTGGATCATTTAATTTGcctaaagagtttcacaa CTTTGATCAGTTCAAGCCCATGCATGAGATATGGAAAGAATACATTCTTgagcttttgaaagaaattgG GGGCAAAAAATTAGCTCAAAACCTTCTTATAGCAGATCTTCATGGCGCTATTCTTTCAG AATGCAAAACAGCCGTCTTTAAAGGTGTAAACGGAATCATGATTCGAGAAACTGCACAGACTTTTGGAATAATCACAACAGAAAATAGGTTTCTAG TTGTGCCTAAAAAAGGCTCGGTCTTTATACTCCAAGCCGGTCCTTGGAAGATTACATTGTACGGAGACAAGCTTTCTTTGCGTTGTGGTGGCGCATAA
- the LOC120281711 gene encoding protein DOUBLE-STRAND BREAK FORMATION-like — MAGKGIRSHLQAIPVGDVRESIAFLRSTLQNRSFGSETLWALESILVARDVRSLVKTRAALRDLLKSEATSVLGEISDSSTDLKLGIVDFFVKAFAVVGDVESCLALKYEALVLRDSNNGEDDHSLRVSFEEWLTFGKDSLDNGFYAIAVKGFENALSCAQPDRNVDSKHGNLVTNVQMVSTVTKLRDMARALIASHSVQTQATEYLKRKLKDQGSSLCLKEKRNAASYMFRRGIKNRSLKKLCRSQEVPLN, encoded by the exons ATGGCGGGAAAAGGAATCCGTTCTCATCTCCAAGCAATCCCCGTGGGAGATGTCAGGGAGAGCATCGCCTTCCTCCGCTCCACTCTCCAAAATCGAAG TTTTGGAAGTGAGACGCTCTGGGCTTTGGAATCAATTCTGGTGGCCAGAGACGTGAGATCTCTGGTGAAGACGAGAGCGGCATTGCGAGATCTCTTGAAATCAGAAGCCACATCTGTTTTGGGGGAGATTTCAGATAGTAGCACCGATCTGAAGCTTGGAATTGTGGATTTCTTTGTTAAGGCTTTTGCTGTTGTGGGAGATGTGGAA AGTTGCTTGGCATTGAAGTATGAGGCTTTGGTCCTTCGGGATTCTAACAATGGTGAAGATGATCACTCCCTGCGAGTTTCTTTTGAAGAATGGCTAACTTTTGGCAAGGATTCACTTGATAATGGATTTTATGCTATCGCTGTGAAG GGATTTGAAAATGCACTTTCATGTGCTCAACCTGATAGAAATGTAGATTCTAAACATGGCAATCTCGTCACTAATGTCCAAATGGTCAGCACAGTAACAAAGCTTAGAGACATGGCCAGGGCATTGATTGCTTCACATTCTG TTCAAACGCAAGCAACGGagtatttgaaaagaaaattgaaagatcaAGGCAGCAGTTTGTgcttaaaagagaaaagaaacgCTGCAAGTTATATGTTCAGAAGGGGCATTAAGAATCGGAGCCTGAAAAAACTCTGTCGAAGTCAAGAAGTTCCACTAAACTAG
- the LOC120281712 gene encoding LOB domain-containing protein 12-like, which yields MGGNSPCASCKLLRRRCAKDCIFAPFFPSDDPHKFAIVHKVFGASNVSKMLQELPVHQRADAVSSLVYEANARMRDPVYGCVGAISYLQNQVSQLQMQLAVAQAEILCIQMQQENPLENQQMPMEPDDKSFIMHNNLASLPQFINFPSSSNVSQEPLKRESLWT from the exons ATGGGCGGAAACTCTCCATGTGCTTCATGCAAACTCCTCCGGAGACGATGTGCCAAAGACTGCATCTTTGCTCCTTTTTTCCCTTCCGATGATCCTCACAAGTTTGCAATTGTTCACAAGGTTTTTGGTGCCAGCAACGTTAGCAAGATGCTGCAG GAACTTCCTGTTCATCAAAGAGCTGATGCAGTTAGCAGCCTTGTTTATGAAGCAAACGCAAGGATGAGAGACCCTGTTTATGGCTGTGTTGGTGCCATCTCTTACCTTCAAAATCAAGTATCCCAGCTTCAAATGCAACTTGCAGTGGCTCAGGCTGAGATCCTTTGCATTCAGATGCAACAAGAGAATCCTTTAGAGAACCAGCAAATGCCCATGGAACCTGATGACAAGTCCTTTATTATGCACAACAACCTTGCATCACTTCCTCAGTTCATCAACTTCCCTTCTTCCAGCAATGTATCTCAGGAGCCTCTTAAGAGAGAGTCTCTTTGGACATAA